TAAAATAAAAACTGATGACGAATTAAATTTTTTTTCTGAGAAATATTTTCCGTGGATCATAAGTTTGTATGATTTAATTTCTATAAATGATTTTTTCGAAACCCCTTCTCTATTATTTCATTATTTAGATTCTAGATCAAGATTTTTGGAGTACAATGATGCACACATATATGAAGAAATGGATTTAGTGGGATATTTTATTAGTAGAGGAGGTTTAGATTTGGATCGATTTATTGAAAAAGCGAAAAATGAAGGAGCCAATTATGTATACTTTGATAATGAAACTGACTTTATAAACAATTATTATATGCATCTTTTTGAAGGTAGACCTATTAAGAAACCTTCATATTTCAAAAATTTAAAATTTAAAGAATTAATATCAAAAATTGATAATTCATCTATTCCATGTAAATCATTGGTTTCATTAAAGCTGTTAAGTTTTAATCGTAATTCAATAAATGACTTGATGCAGAAAATTGAAAAAATTAAGAAAATGTATTACAAAGATGATGAATTGCATGATGCTTCGATTTTTACAATGTCAGATGGAGGATTTGGTTTTACATTCATGATTGGTAATGATTACGAATTACTTGAAAAAAGACTAGATCAATATATTTCGTTTAAGAAAAATCAAATGTTTGCTAAAACATGGGTTGGAATCGCTGAGTATAAAAATGAAATTAGAATTATAAAGATATTAAGTTAATCCCCGCTCTTCCCCAGCAAGTTACATAATGAACATTATACGCACAGTCCAACGCAACGGGGAGTTCGTCCTTTACGGTATGCAGTCCAAAGCAAATTCCAAAACATTCTGCAAACCTTCATTCCCTCACAAGCTAATGCCAAGTGCCTATAATGTGGCATTATGTAAAATGCTTTCCTTTTGTTTGGGCGAAGCCCGCACAATCCACCGCCTTCCAGCCGCCGGTGTCATTATAATTTAGAAGATAAGTTTCCCAAATCAAAACCTTCAAATCCCCGCCACCCATTCAAGGATGCAGAAAAATGGTACAGACTGTTTCGGGATTTTCCAAGTTCCTTCAGCCACTGCACGGACAAGTCGTCCAGTCGCTTTCTTCACCGCGCACAGTCGTATTCCATACTGAAAGAAAATACCTTTCCAAAAAACTTCCAGCACCCATCGCCCCACTTCCAGCAACAAAAAGCATTTTCTTTCAGCATTCCATACCACTGTCTTTACAGCCGCTTTTTTCATTCAGGCACATAAGGAATGTTTAGTCTCTCCTTAAACCACCTATAATTTACTGATTAGTAGTATTTTGGGTTTAGAATAGCTTGTTTTTTATTGCAAGAATTTGTATCTTAGAGCTTTAAAACCTTGCAAATATGTTGGGGAAAAATCCAGAAAAGAAGCCAGAATTATTCCGCCCAATGTTGGTGGATTTTATTGACCACGAGCATGAACTTGTTCTACTTTCAGAAAAAATAGATTGGAATTATTTTGAGAAAGAATTTTCGCCCTTGTATTCCAAAGTGGGCAATCCGAGCCATCCGATTCGGTTTATGGTGGGTTGTTTGCTACTGAAACATTTGTATAATTTGGGCAATGAGACGTTGGAAAAAGCCTGGATCATGAATCCTTATATGCAGCATTTTTGTGGCAGGGTTTTCTTTGAACACGAATTTCCTTGTGACCCGAGTAATTTTGTTCATTTCCGAAAAAGAATTGGCGAAAAAGGTATCGAAAAAATCTTTGCCTACAGCGTAAGAATGCACGATGCCAAGACGAACACCTCAAATTTTGTTTTGTCCGATACTACCGTTCAGGAGAATAATACCTCTTTTCCTACCGATGCAAAATTGTGCAAAAAAGTGATCGATTATTGCAACAAAATAGCCGGAAATGAAGGCATAAAACAAAGACAACGCTACACAAAAGTCAGCAAACAAATGGTGCGCAACACCTACAACGGAAAACATCCCAAGCGGGCAAAAGCGGCAAGGAAATCTCAAAGACAGCTCAAAACCATCGCCATGAGACTGATTCGTGAATTGCAACGGAATTTTAATGCAGGACAGCAAGAATTTATAAAGATTTAATGACATTGTACACCAAGGTTGTCACACAAAAAAGAAACGATGCCGATAAAATTTACAGTATTCACAAGCCTTTTACCCGATGTATTGCCAAAGGAAAAGCGCATAGCCAGTATGAAATGCGAAGTATTCGTGAATACCATTAAAAAACAATAATAAAGCAATGAACAATTTGGGAATAAGGTAGGTTTGATAACCACCGCCAACAAAGGCAAGAAAATCATTCTCGGGATTAAAGCATTTTTGCAAACTCCTTACGATGGTCACACCATAGAACCACTTTTGGAACAGATGGAAACCGGTGGTCAAAAGCTCCCAAAAGAACTCCTTTACGATAGAGGTGGCAGAGGAAAATCAGAAATAAAGGGCGTGAAAATCTTCATCCCAAGCACTCCAAGAAAAAAAGACACTGCTTATCAAAAGCAGACAAAGCGCAAAAAATTTAGAACCAGAGCGGCAATAGAAACTATCATCGGACATTTAAAAACCGATTTTAGGCTGGCAAAAAATTACTTCATGGGAGAAACGGGACCACAAATCAATGCATTACTAGCTGCAACCGCTTGGAACATGAAGAAAATGATGGAACTACTGAAACAGAAAATTATTTTCTTATTTTGTAAGATACAAATTATGCTGTTTTCTAATCCTGTTTTTAAAAATAAATTAAATAGTGGGTTTTGTTAAGGAACGACTAACTAATGATAATTAAAATAAATTTTAGGGGGCGTATGTCTCTATATTATTGGGGGACAGAGACAATATCGAAACCTAATAATAATTCAATTTGGGTAATTTTTATTAGTCCCTCCTTCAAAAATCGGGGACTAAATTTGGGATTGTTCATTGGGTTTTAATGTTTTTCATTGTGTTATAAAATATTGTAAAATGTTAAAAAACAATAAAATAAATATTTATGGTTGTTTATTGAAATTAATCTATACTCCCGTCTTCGCTACTAAAACCGATGCATTTTGTGCATCGGTTTTTTTATTACCTGCTCAATTCTGTTTCGTAAATGAAAGAATGTTCCAGGTTGTAATTGGGTGTGGCAAACACCGATTAGATAATTATTTTGCTACAAAAGTGCTGCTTTTGAATATTTTTTATAGATAAATATTAAAAAAGCTTCAGTAGAATCCATAAAGTAAAATTTCTCAAAATTTGAAAGAAAAAAGTATAAAAAAATTTGTTATAAAAAAAA
The sequence above is a segment of the Chryseobacterium taklimakanense genome. Coding sequences within it:
- a CDS encoding transposase; this encodes MLGKNPEKKPELFRPMLVDFIDHEHELVLLSEKIDWNYFEKEFSPLYSKVGNPSHPIRFMVGCLLLKHLYNLGNETLEKAWIMNPYMQHFCGRVFFEHEFPCDPSNFVHFRKRIGEKGIEKIFAYSVRMHDAKTNTSNFVLSDTTVQENNTSFPTDAKLCKKVIDYCNKIAGNEGIKQRQRYTKVSKQMVRNTYNGKHPKRAKAARKSQRQLKTIAMRLIRELQRNFNAGQQEFIKI